The genomic region GGCCGAAGCGGGTGCGGCCGTTGGTGTCGACCCAGTCGACAgtgacgatgaggagctcgaccttgtcgccgacgacggcctGGGCCGATGCGATCGAGTAGTGACGCGGCTTAATCTCTGGGATAATGGTCatgagctcctcgatcgAGGGGTGAGCTGAAGGGAACTCGCGGAGGACGTCGGCAAAGTTGACGGTCTCGTTCTCAGCCATGCGGTTGAACAGCTCGGCACCCTCGGGCACCGAGATGAACTTGAGCTTCATGGCCTCCTTGTGCTCGGTCGCAACCTTGGACAGGTCGGCGTAGAACGACTTGCCGGGCTGGCCGAACAGGTCGAGGTTCtgctggaggagctggaaGACGGTGCGTGTCGTCTGCAcacccttcttctcgggGTGGGGGACCGAGacgaccgcctcggcgtcgagcccGTACCACTCAATGAACTCCTGAACCTCCTGGGCGTTGTTCCAGCCGTGGATGCCGATAGCCTCGCCAATCTCGTACTTGAGCCCGGTGTCCTTggtgtcgagctcgaggtggaAGATGTGACGGTCATAGGTGAGAGGGGTGAGGCGGCGGTTCTCGCTGACAGTGACGAGGAAagtctcctcgtcaagctcgggCGTGAGCGCCGTGACGCCAGTCGAAACCTCGTCCGCGTCAGTGATCTTGGCACCCGAGTTGGACACAGCGTATGCCTcgcggaagaggaggtggcgCGCAGCAAGCTCCCACGATGAGAGCTGGGGCGtagcctcggcctcgaggatgacAGACTCGCCAGCAACGGCGTCCCAAGTCCATGCCTCCTTGGTCTTGCTCAGCTTCTCggggtcgacctcgagggcaGAGAGGACGTCGGGCGAGATCTCGAAGAGCGAAGCCTgggcgtcctcgacctggtcgcggccgagctggcCAGAGTGGTACGCATCGAGGACCTGCCAAACGCCCTTGGGGAGGCGCTTCGAGCTGGTgtagaggaggaggaaagCAACCTGCTCGCGGATGACGTTGAGCGGGCACCcgggctcgaggtcgaggaggaagacaCGGAGCTTCTTGTCCTGGATCGTCTGGATCTCAGCGGCCGAGAGCTTGGActggaggtcgtcctcAGTCCAAGGGAGCTCAAGAACGACAGTCgcgccgtccttggcggTGGCCAAGATGTCGGTGCCCTTGAAGACACCGTTGTCCTGTACCCAGATGAGGTCCGAGGGGGTGTTGGGGGTGAGCGGCACAGCGGCGCCCTGCGAGAGCGCGAGCACCGACTTGGTGCcggtgacggtgacggCGCCGTACTGCgcgagggtggtggtgagggtgggCGAAGCGAAGAagaggtgggcgaggacggtggggaggggagcCTTGGGGGCGGTGAAGAACGAGACAATCTTGGcgctctcgtcggcgacggcggcagcAGCCAAGGGGGTCACGGCGACCTTGATGGCGGGGAGCttggccgagctcgaggtggCCGCAGAGTATAGCGAGGCGAGGACAACGGCCTTGAGAgcctcggcgtccgagAGGGTAGCGCCAGTGACAGTGACGGTAGCCTTGCTCAGGAGCGCGGCAGCGAGTTTGTCGGGCGAGGGAGTGAGGGTGTTGAGGACGACCTTGGCACCGACCAGGGCCGATGCAGCGTGCGAAGCAACGGCGAGGTGAACGTCGGCGTTGTCACCGAGAACAACAAACTCGTCGAACGCACCGGCCGAGGGGAACTTGTACGACTGAACCTCGCGGGCAGCGTACGTCGACTCGATTACGTGGACTACCTTGCCCTGCTGGCCGTACAGGTGCGCCCCTGTGGCAATGACATCGGCACCAGCCGAGAAGATGACGTCCCACTCCTCGGGCAACTGAGtgagcgccttgaggacaccagcctcggcgagaGCATCagtgagctcgaggtcagCGCCGGTAGCGGTCGTGGCAACGTGaatgacgacgtcgccgtcgatcttggcgaggttggaAGCGAGGTATGGCAGAGTGGTGGCCGACGCGAACACTGAGATCTTGCCCGCAGGGGCCTTGTTCAGATACCCGGCAATCTCGAGGCCAGCACCCTCACGCGTCTCGACGGGGTGCACCTTGCCTGCAACCTGGGTGAGCTCCTGAGCGTCCCAGGCAGCGAGGCGGCTCCCAAAGCCGACCTgcacggcgtcgtcgtAAACCCAAACAGCAGACGAGTTCTGCACCGCCAGTgcctcaaggacctcgaggcccgAGGCGTAGACGGTCGCGCCGGGAGCAGTCGAAGGAAgggcggcgttggcggccacgagctgctcgacatAACCTGGCGCCCCAGGGACGAGGGTCACACCGTCAGCAAGCGAGGCAGGCTCGGCGCGGGGCGTGCTGGAGAGCTTGGGGCTCTTATCGCCGGCTTCGGAGACagccgtcgaggtcgtcgagtaTGGGGTCGCGCTACCGTTGAGGGCGGtcttggcggcgaggacacCGGCCGGGAAGGCGGAGTTCGCAATGGCGACGGGGGCCATGATGAGTGAAGTGGTGTACAAGGTGGAAATGCATGTTCCTCCTATTGAATGCAAAGTCTTTTAAAGAGAGATGGTATGCTACGGTAGTGTATtcgctcgcgcacgccaTTTCTCATCCTACCGAATGAGCCGAGCCTACCTTGTGCCTTTTGGATAAATATgggggggcggggggaaggtggggtTCTTGAAATGGCGGTTGATTGCGTGATTACAAACTTGACTCTCCGGATTTCCATAGGTTTAGTATATGGGAGGATTATATAGTCTCACCCAAGTTTACGTGCGACTCCGAATCTTTAGCTCGCCATCGCTCCACATTCCCACTATGGCGACAGATGATCAAGACGGGGGCCCAGGCAGAGGGTGAGCGgggtgagagagagagagagagagagataCTTGCATCTCAGATCTACTCCAGTTGCTCCGATGATCGTTTCATCATCGGCTTTCAATACTTTGGCTCCACCATGGCGGAATTCAACATGCTTGCCTTCAAGTATCCAGCCTCTCCAGCTCTCCATCTGGTTCCAGCGCACATCACCGACCACTGACTCGCATCCTTCTATGCTGTGGTAATGCTTCCGACGGCAGCCCAAATATCTATCAGCATAACGTCTAGAAGCGTGCCAGGGAATTAAATTTACAGGTCTCTATGAGGCTTGCGAGTGGTCATATGCCTTTGAACCGTAGTGGCCGGAGTGTGTGGTCTTGATTCTCAAACGGCAGATTGTGTCCAATGTCAAGTGAGGCAACCCGCACGGACGCCTGAGTGCCGAGGTATTACGGCGGTAGGGCCTTTGCTCGCTCAGTAGTGTGGTAGTGTCCAACTGGCAACTGGCGAACTGTCAAACTGTCAAACTGTCAAGGCGACCTCTGGAAACATCCTGTGGCAGCCTCGTTGCTCACGACACTCCCCTTGTGTCTCGCTGCAGCACCTTGGCAGACTGGACAAGGAGCAGCCGGAACAAACTACGTTCTATGGCAGGTGCGGCGAAGAGGGATCAAAGCTGACAAAACAGCTGTCACTTGGTCAACATTCCACAAGTTGAAGCGGCGCGTACAGTCACGcctctcggccttggccgaTCTCGGCATTCGATACCGGCTATCACCCGGCCCCGCTCAGTTCGCCTTGACAGAATGAACCGTTATAATCAAAAGACTACTCTTTATCTCTAGTAGGCATCATGACACGTACTCAGACAGGCAACGGCGCTTCAGCCACAAATGGCGTGGCCACCGCCCACGGCCCGACCCGCTGGGACAGCACCCAGCCCTACACCTTCCCGAACGTTACAATGGGCACGCGCAAGCGGGTCAGAGTGATTACCATCGGCGGAGGGGCTAGTGCCATCAACCTCGCCTTTCAGTTCAAGACGCACATGCGCGAACTCGAACATGTCGCGTACGAGCGTAACCCCGAACTGGGGGGAACGTGGCTTGAGAATAGGTAAGGCTCGGGCTAGCTGCCCACCCCATCCTGGGCCCCGCATACACTGTGTTAACCACAGATACCCCGGATGCGCATGCGACGTACCGTCCCACTCGTACCAGTTCTCCTGGGCGCCATGGAGCGGATGGAAGTCGTTCTACTCCTCTTCGGAGCAGATCTACGAATACATGAATATGGTCGTTGACCAATTCGACCTACGGGGTGACTTTAGGACCAACCACGAAGTCATCTCGGCGCACTGGGACGATGGAAAGGCTCAGTGGGTCGTGCGCGTACGCGGACCCGAGGGGGAGTTTGAGGACCGCGCCGAGTTCCTGATTAACGGGAGCGGCGTGCTCAAGTGAGTCAAAGTTGCTTAACGATGGGACTGACGCAAGTAAGTGGAAGTGGCCGGACATTGAGGGCCTTGACTCGTTCAAGGGACATCTCGTCCACTCTGCCCGCTGGGATGATTCTTACGATTTCAAGAACAAGAAAATGGCCATCATCGGTGTCGGCTCTACGGCTGTACAGATCGTGCCCGTGCTCCAGAAAGTCGTTGGGAACATGAAATGCTTCATCCGCTCACCGGCATGGATCACGCCCTCGTATGCGGCACAGTATGCCGGCCCCGGCGGCGCCAACTTTGACTACACCCCCGAACAGAAGGCTGAGTTTGATGCCGACCCTACAGCCTGGCTAGAGTACCGCAAGGGTATCGAGAGCAGTATCAATTGCCGGTACCAGATCGTGACCAAGGGCACAGACCAAGCTGCAGAGGCCAAAGTGGCCAGCGCGGCCGATATGCGCGCGAAGCTCGCAGCCAAGCCGGAGATAGCCGACCTCCTCATTCCTGATTTCATGGTCGGATGCCGCCGTCCCACTCCAGGTAACGGgttcctcgaggcgctggttGCGGACAATGTCGATGTCGTCAGCGACCGCATAGtacgcgtcgaggagacgggtATTGTCACAACTGAGGGGTTACATCAAGTCGATGCGATTGTGTGCGCGACAGGCTTTGATGTGAGCCTCAAGCCCAGATTTCCCTTCATCGGGCGCAACGGTGCAGACCTGGCTAAGCGGTGGGCCACAACGCCCGAGGCGTACATGGGCATCATGGTTGACGACCACCCGAACTACTTCAGTAAGCCCACCGTCTTACAGCTCGTTGACACAGTTTCGCTGggcccctcctcgccggtTGCGCACGGATCCATCCTACCGTGCATGGAGAAGATGGCGCACTACATTATGAAAATCATCGTCAAGATGCAAGTCGAGCCCATCCGCGCCATTTCGCCCAGCAAAAACGCGGTGGAAGAGTTCAACCAACATCGCAACTCGCAACTCGCCACAACGGCGTGGAGCGACTCGTGCAGTTCATGGTTCAAGAATGGTACCGTTGATGGACCTGTCGTGGCTGTCCATCCAGGAAGCAGGTTGCACTTTTTCGAAATGATCGCCGAGCCACGGTACGAGGACATGGATATCGAGTACAGCAACAACCGGTTTGCGTATCTCGGTAATGGAAATACAAGgcgcgaggttgagggaAGGGATCTGGCGTGGTATCTCGAGTCTCCGCTGGACGTGGTGCTCCCGTATGCCGACTAGGCATCATCATGATGAGAGCGTGGGGGTTGTTGTAAGGGAAAGAACAAGCTAGAGATCAAAGATGTCAAGCCCGTGCGGTGATTACCGTCGACCAGAGACACGAATAACCGAACCGGCGGCCGCATTCTTCAGCCGATAACGATGCATCATCGGCGATGATGCAtgcgatggcggcgacgtggcATGCAACGTGTCGTCTTCACACTTATGTCAGCTGGGCGGCGAATAGACGACGGTTATGCCCGAAGATTGAACAACGTGCCTGACCAATATTGAGATGCCGCGTGGAGGCCGATTCGCGCTGACAGATATCGAAAATAAATCATCAGTCAGCCAGGtcttgttgttgttgttaTCACTTTATCCATCTATCGCCAGCGAATACACCTACACACTTGGTCACGCGAGGGCGCGCCCTTTGCCCTCTTCTCTGTCTTCATCTCACTCTCTACCACCCAGCacccctccatctccctccccccacccaACGCCTGAAAACAGCACTCGGCCATGCGCTGGCTTCGTCTCCGCTTCGCGCTCCTGgcgctcgccaccctcctcctccccctcctaGCCGGCGCGCGGCTATACGCCAACAAACCTGAATCCAAGATCGCGCGCAACGTCCTCGAATCCAAAACCGAGGGATACTGCAGCGTGCGTCCCCTCCATTCTTCACTAACAGTCAGCCCTCTGGCCCGATCGAAGCGACCAACTGCGCGTACGAAACCGTCGAATCACTCAACCAACATCTCTTTCCTGCCCTCCACAGCCTCGTCTCCCACCCCTTCTTCAGATACTTCAAAGTCGACCTGTACCGCGACTGTCCCTTCTGGCGCGAAAACGGCCTGTGCATGAACCGCGCGTGCGGCGTCGAGAccatcgacgaggctgaTGTTCCCGAGAAATGGCGGGGGGCTGCATTGTCGGCAGTGGTGACTACGGATATGAACGAGGGGGTGAACGGGTGTTATttccgcgacgacgactttTGTTTCATCCAAGACGACGCTACGCCGGAAGGACAGTATATCGACTTGATTGAGAACCCGGAACGGTTTACGGGGTATGCGGGAGATAGCGCGCATAATGTCTGGCGAGCAATTTATCAGGAGAATTGCTTTGGACTGAGCGAGAGCGTCATTGCCGCCGCACGAGATGGCAAGTCTATCCCCGGTCGCTCAAGGCCTGCTATGGGCCTCAATCCCCTCCAGGGCGGCCATGCGCCGCAGGACGCCGATCTAtgcgaggagaagaagctgTATTACCGCCTGGTTTCTGGTGAGTCGGGTCATGACTGCGGCGATTCAGGTATCCTGAATGTACCAGCTGCTGGTCTCTCCTGGTCCGCAGGCTGGCCAACTTGCCCCGCTCGCCGCAGCTAACTCCAGGCATGCacgcctccatctcgatcCACATCTGTGCCGACTATCTCGACCAAACGACTGGCGAATGGGCGCCTAACCTCGACTGTTTCGTTTCTCGCGTCGCAACCCACCCCGAACGCATCTCCAACGTCTACTTCAACgccgttctcctcctccgcgccgtcgctcgcgccgccccTTACTTCCGTGCCTACGATATTGGGATCactcctcgcggccgcgaaAACGAATGTACCCGGTCCCAACGCCTGGCGGACTCACGCACGCGTTCAGAGTTCGACGGTGTCATTTCTCTGGCTGAAAGCCTGGCGTCTGGTTTCAACGAGGAACAGTTTTTCGCTGGTCCCGATGCGCccgtcctcatcgagcAGTTCAAGGGCGCGTTTAGGAACGTCAGCGCTATTATGGACTGTGTGGGGTGCGACAAGTGTCGACTTTGGGGAAAGATGCAGGTTTCGGGCTTTGGAACCGCACTCAAGATCCTGTTTGCGCTCGAGGATAAGGACCTCGATCCACGGGTTAATCCTAATCTTTTACAGCGGTCCGAAGTGGTCGCGCTGTTCAATACCCTCCACCGCGTCACGGAAAGCTTGCACTCGGTCGACGAGTTCCGGCAGATCTACGCGCGGACACAGGCAGAAGAggccgctgctgctccGCAGCGTgtggccaagaaggccgccgaAAAGgatgcgcgccgccgcgctgagcgcgagaaggagtGGGGCCCGTGGCTGCTTGCCATCGCTGTATCGCTGTTCGAGGCATTCCGCAGGGGGTGTAGTGGCTGTATCAAGGCTGCAGCCGAG from Cutaneotrichosporon cavernicola HIS019 DNA, chromosome: 2 harbors:
- the MET10 gene encoding uncharacterized protein (sulfite reductase (NADPH)) is translated as MAPVAIANSAFPAGVLAAKTALNGSATPYSTTSTAVSEAGDKSPKLSSTPRAEPASLADGVTLVPGAPGYVEQLVAANAALPSTAPGATVYASGLEVLEALAVQNSSAVWVYDDAVQVGFGSRLAAWDAQELTQVAGKVHPVETREGAGLEIAGYLNKAPAGKISVFASATTLPYLASNLAKIDGDVVIHVATTATGADLELTDALAEAGVLKALTQLPEEWDVIFSAGADVIATGAHLYGQQGKVVHVIESTYAAREVQSYKFPSAGAFDEFVVLGDNADVHLAVASHAASALVGAKVVLNTLTPSPDKLAAALLSKATVTVTGATLSDAEALKAVVLASLYSAATSSSAKLPAIKVAVTPLAAAAVADESAKIVSFFTAPKAPLPTVLAHLFFASPTLTTTLAQYGAVTVTGTKSVLALSQGAAVPLTPNTPSDLIWVQDNGVFKGTDILATAKDGATVVLELPWTEDDLQSKLSAAEIQTIQDKKLRVFLLDLEPGCPLNVIREQVAFLLLYTSSKRLPKGVWQVLDAYHSGQLGRDQVEDAQASLFEISPDVLSALEVDPEKLSKTKEAWTWDAVAGESVILEAEATPQLSSWELAARHLLFREAYAVSNSGAKITDADEVSTGVTALTPELDEETFLVTVSENRRLTPLTYDRHIFHLELDTKDTGLKYEIGEAIGIHGWNNAQEVQEFIEWYGLDAEAVVSVPHPEKKGVQTTRTVFQLLQQNLDLFGQPGKSFYADLSKVATEHKEAMKLKFISVPEGAELFNRMAENETVNFADVLREFPSAHPSIEELMTIIPEIKPRHYSIASAQAVVGDKVELLIVTVDWVDTNGRTRFGQCTRYLVDLAVGAKVTVSIKPSVMKLPPLPTQPLIMAGLGTGAAPFRAFAQMRAHQMSEGIEVSTESSYFFGSRHRSEEYLYGEELEAWRDAGVIGNLGLAFSRDQKHKIYIQHRIKEHGRTLAKQLLAQDEKDKGYFYLCGPTWPVPDIFNALSEALVEEGNMTREEAEQYLEDLKESERYVLEVY
- a CDS encoding uncharacterized protein (FAD NAD-P-binding domain-containing protein); this translates as MTRTQTGNGASATNGVATAHGPTRWDSTQPYTFPNVTMGTRKRVRVITIGGGASAINLAFQFKTHMRELEHVAYERNPELGGTWLENRYPGCACDVPSHSYQFSWAPWSGWKSFYSSSEQIYEYMNMVVDQFDLRGDFRTNHEVISAHWDDGKAQWVVRVRGPEGEFEDRAEFLINGSGVLNKWKWPDIEGLDSFKGHLVHSARWDDSYDFKNKKMAIIGVGSTAVQIVPVLQKVVGNMKCFIRSPAWITPSYAAQYAGPGGANFDYTPEQKAEFDADPTAWLEYRKGIESSINCRYQIVTKGTDQAAEAKVASAADMRAKLAAKPEIADLLIPDFMVGCRRPTPGNGFLEALVADNVDVVSDRIVRVEETGIVTTEGLHQVDAIVCATGFDVSLKPRFPFIGRNGADLAKRWATTPEAYMGIMVDDHPNYFISLGPSSPVAHGSILPCMEKMAHYIMKIIVKMQVEPIRAISPSKNAVEEFNQHRNSQLATTAWSDSCSSWFKNGTVDGPVVAVHPGSRLHFFEMIAEPRYEDMDIEYSNNRFAYLGNGNTRREVEGRDLAWYLESPLDVVLPYAD
- the ERO1 gene encoding uncharacterized protein (Endoplasmic Reticulum Oxidoreductin 1 (ERO1)); translated protein: MRWLRLRFALLALATLLLPLLAGARLYANKPESKIARNVLESKTEGYCSPSGPIEATNCAYETVESLNQHLFPALHSLVSHPFFRYFKVDLYRDCPFWRENGLCMNRACGVETIDEADVPEKWRGAALSAVVTTDMNEGVNGCYFRDDDFCFIQDDATPEGQYIDLIENPERFTGYAGDSAHNVWRAIYQENCFGLSESVIAAARDGKSIPGRSRPAMGLNPLQGGHAPQDADLCEEKKLYYRLVSGMHASISIHICADYLDQTTGEWAPNLDCFVSRVATHPERISNVYFNAVLLLRAVARAAPYFRAYDIGITPRGRENECTRSQRLADSRTRSEFDGVISLAESLASGFNEEQFFAGPDAPVLIEQFKGAFRNVSAIMDCVGCDKCRLWGKMQVSGFGTALKILFALEDKDLDPRVNPNLLQRSEVVALFNTLHRVTESLHSVDEFRQIYARTQAEEAAAAPQRVAKKAAEKDARRRAEREKEWGPWLLAIAVSLFEAFRRGCSGCIKAAAEFLRGQGAPKGEL